CCTACGGCAAACGCCTGGCGAAGATTTGCGAAGTGCTCGGCCGCCCGTTCAGCACCTTCGAAACCGCCGAAGACGAGCCGACCACCGCTGCCGATGTCGATCGCCTGTTGCGCGCCGATCCGAGCATCAGCCACATCGCGCTGATCCATTGCGAAACCAGCACCGGCATCCTCAACCCTTTGCCGGAGATTGCCGCCGTCATCGCGCAGCATGGCAAAAGCCTGATCATTGATGCGATGAGCTCGTTCGGCGCGCTGCCGATTGACGCGCAACAGGTGCCGTTCGACGCGCTGATCGCCGCCTCTGGCAAGTGCCTGGAAGGTGTGCCGGGCATGGGTTTTGTCTTCGCTCGCAAAGAGTCGCTGGCGCAAGCCGCGGGCAATTCGCACTCGCTGGCGATGGACTTGTTCGACCAGCACAGCTATATGGCCAAGACCGGCCAGTGGCGCTTCACCCCGCCGACCCACGTCGTCGCCGCGCTGCACGAAGCGCTGCTGCAATACAACGAAGAAGGCGGTTTGCCCGCGCGTCATCAGCGCTACGCGAACAATTGCCAGGTGTTGCTTGATGACATGGCCAAACTCGGTTTGCGCAGTTTTCTGCCTGCCGCGATCCAGGCACCGATCATCGTTACGTTCCATGCACCGAAAGATCCGCGCTACCAATTCAAGGAGTTTTACGAACGGGTCAAAGCCAAGGGTTACATCCTCTATCCGGGCAAATTGACCCAGGTCGAAACCTTCCGCGTCGGCTGCATCGGCCACGTCAACGAGGCGGAGATGCATGCGGCCGTGGCAGCGATTGCCCAAGTGCTGCGCGAAATGGAAGTCCTCGACATCTGACCACTTACGGCCCTGAAGCAGCTGCCGAGCCCCGGCGAGGCTGCGTCCGGCAGCGCAGCTGTCGTAAAACCATCCACCTCGGTGTTTCAGGTGGACTGCGTGGCCAGTAAACGACGGCTTCGCCGCCGGACGCAGCCTCGCCGGGGCTTGGCAGCTGCTACAGAAAATCAGCGTTGCACATTCTCGAATTTGCTCATTTAAAAGGATCACATCACATGAATTACAACAACCCAAGCAAACTCCAGGCGGCCATTCTCGATTGGGCTGGCACCGTGGTCGATTTCGGTTCGTTCGCGCCGACGCAGATTTTTGTCGAGGCGTTCGCCGAATTTGACGTGCAGGTTTCCATCGAAGAAGCCCGTGGACCGATGGGCATGGGCAAGTGGGACCACATCCGCACGCTGTGCGATCAGCCGCAAGTCGCCGAGCGTTATCGCATGGCTTTCGGACGCACGCCGACCGACGATGACGTCACCGCGATTTATCAACGGTTCATGCCGTTGCAGATCGAGAAAATCGCCGAGCACTCGGCACTGATCCCCGGCGCTCTGGAAACCATCGCCGCGCTGCGCGAACAAGGGATCAAGATCGGTTCGTGCTCCGGTTATCCGAAACAGGTCATGGACAAAGTCGTCGAACTGGCCGCCACCAACGGCTACGTCGCCGACCACGTAGTCGCCACCGACGAAGTGCCAAACGGTCGCCCATGGCCAGCGCAGGCATTGGCCAACGTGATCGCGCTGGGAATCGACGACGTCGGCGCCTGCGTGAAAATCGATGACACCGTGCCGGGCATTCTTGAGGGTCGCCGCGCCGGCATGTGGACCGTGGCGTTGATCTGCTCCGGCAACGCGCTGGGGCTGGACTACAACGGTTATAAAGCGCTCGGCAGTGAAGAACTGGCCAGCGAACGCAAACGGATTCACGCGTTGTTCGAAAGTTCGCGCCCGCATTACATGATCGACACCATTACCGACTTGCCGGAAGTCATCGCGGATATCAATAAGCGTTTGGCCAATGGTGAAATGCCACAAAGTTTCTGACAACCTAAAATGCCGCGACATCGGATGATGTCGCGGCATTTTTTTATAGCAACTATCGACAACCGCTTAGTTGATCTGCACACCGTCAGCGTCAATGATTACGCCGTCGGGATAAACGGTGCTGCCATCCGCGCGAAGTTCGGTGCCATCCGCCCAGACGATTCGCCCATCCAGGTACTCAACAGTACCGTCCGGCCATTCGATACGACCATCCGGATAACCGATTCGGCCATCGGCATACTGCACGATGCCGTCCGGGCGAGTCACCGATTGCTCATCTTCGCTGATCAGGCTGCCATCCGGCAGTTGACCGCGGCCGTCAGCATTGCGGATCAGGCCCGGAGCAGTGAGCAGGTTGTACCAGCCCAGCGGGTCAATCGTGATGTTGAAGGTCGGCCACGGCAACGGCTGACGCGGGCTCGGCCGCGGCGCTGGTTTCGGCGCAGGCTTAGGGGTCAGACCCGGTTTCGGTGCAGGTTTTGGCGCTGGTTTAGGAGCTGGCTTGGGGGCCGGTTTTGGCGCCGGTTTCGGCGTTGGTTTTGGAGCAGGCTTTGGCGCCGGCTTGGGTGTTGGTGCCGGTTTCGGGGTTGGCGCAGGTTTTGGCGCTGGTTTGGGTTTCGGCGCAGGCGGTTTGGCCGCCATCATTTTTCGCGCCGGGCCTTGTTTCTGTGCTTGGGTGAAAATGAATCCTTTCATGAACTTCTCCAGTTATATAAGTAGGTGTATCAACTTTTACTAAAGCCACCAGTAAATTGAATTAAACAAGTGAGGGCCTGGCGACAGAGTATATAACCGGCATGGAAAGGCAAAACCGCAAGCGATACAAAACATGAGTAACGTTTAATTAACAACTATCAACTAGCAGAACAAAAGCTCATTAAGCAACAGCAAATCCACGACGCCCCTGCAAACCGCCAGTATGAATAAAGATCAAACGCGAACCCGGCGCAAATCTTCCTGATTCAATATGTTGTTTGAGTGCCAGCAACGCTTTGCCGGTGTACAGCGGTTCCAGAGCAATGCCGCTTTGCTGTTCAGTCTGTTGTATAAACGCCAGCAACAGCGGATCAACCTTGGCAAAACCTCCACGACTGGCGTCGACCAGTTCATACCGCGACTCAGCCAACCCCGCCTCGCGCACAATCGCCTCAACCTGTTGCGCCACGCCATGATCGTCGGGCACGGCCAGCGCGCCGTAAACCGGATGCTCGCCGGCCTCGGCCAGAACCAATCCCGCGAGCGTGGTGCCCGTTCCGCAGGCCAGCCACCAGCCGTCGTGATCGCGCCAGCCCAGACCGCTCAATTGTTGCTGCACCTGACTTTTGAGCTGCCGACAGCCAAGCGCCCCCAGCAACCCGCCACCACCCTCCGGCACCGCGTGCAGCGTCGGGTATTGCGTCTGCCATGGCAGCCAGAAACCCGGCTCGTGGCGCGCGCGATAGCCGCCGTAACCGAGCCAATGCAGCTGCATGCCGAACTCGCGCAAATCGATGACGGTCGGCGTGTCTTGCGCATGCCCGCGCAGCAAACCGACGGTTTTGAAACCGAAACGTTGGCCCGCTGCAGCGAGCGCATGCAGATGATTGGAGTGCGCGCCGCCGAGGCTGATGATGCCTTCGGCACCGGCGAGATCAGCCGCATTGAGGTGCTCAGTGAGTTTGAACCACTTGTTGCCGCTGATCAGCGGGTCGATCTGGTCGAGACGCAGGATCGCCACGTCGACGCCGGCGCGGGTCAGCCAGTCGAGGTGCAGCGTTTCGAGGGGAGCGATGGCTTGCCAGTCGCTGGGAGGGAGAAACATCGATGCCGGCTCTGGATAAAGAGCCGGCATCTTATCAGCACGCTGGCCGGTTTAGAGTTCGGCGGCCAAACGCGAACCCTGGTTGATCGCACGTTTGGCGTCGAGCTCGGCTGCCACGTCTGCGCCGCCGATCAAGTGCACATTCTGCCCGGCCGCGAGCAAACCGTCCTGCAACTCACGCAACGGGTCCTGCCCGGCGCAAATCACGATGTTGTCGACCGCCAGCACCTGCGGCTCGCCAGTTTCGCCGATGCGAATGTGCAAGCCTTCATCGTCGATTTTCAGGTATTCGACGCTGTTGAGCATTTGCACCTGTTTGTTCTTCAACCCGGTGCGGTGAATCCAGCCGGTGGTTTTGCCCAGGCCATCGCCGACCTTGGAGCTCTTGCGTTGCAGCAGGAACACCTCGCGGGCCGGCGCATGCGGTTGAGCCTTGATCCCGGCGACGCCGCCACGCGCTTCAAGGTGCGTGTCGATGCCCCACTCTTTCCAGAACGCGGCGCGGTCGAGGCTGGTCGACACGCCTTGATGCACAAGAAATTCCGAGACGTCGAAACCGATGCCGCCGGCGCCAATCACCGCCACGCGTTTGCCCACCGGTTTGCGCTCGAGGATCACGTCGAGATAGCTCAGCACTTTGGCATTGTCGACGCCCGGAATCGCCGGCGTGCGTGGCGCAATGCCGGTGGCCAGGATGATCTCGTCAAAGCCGCCGGCGACCAGTTGTGCGACGTCGACGCGAGTATTCAGGCAGACCTCGACGTGGGTGGTCTGCAACTTGCGGTTGAAATAACGCAGGGTTTCGAAGAACTCTTCCTTGCCCGGCACGCGTTTGGCGATGTTGAACTGGCCGCCGATTTCGCTGGCCGAATCGAACAAGGTCACCTGATGCCCGCGCTCGGCAGCCACGGTGGCAGCGGCCAGACCCGCAGGCCCGGCGCCGACCACGGCGATTTTCTTGATTCGTTGCACGGGCAGGTAATTGAGTTCGGTTTCATGGCAGGCGCGCGGGTTGACCAGGCAACTGGTCAATTTGCCGCCGAAGGTGTGGTCGAGGCACGCCTGATTGCAGCCAATGCACGTATTGATTTCATCAGCGCGACCGGCCGCAGCCTTATTGACGAAATCGGCGTCGGCGAGAAATGGCCGCGCCATCGAGACCATGTCCGCGTCACCTTCGGCGAGGATCTGCTCGGCGATTTCCGGAGTGTTGATGCGGTTGGTGGTGATCAGCGGAATGCTCACCGAGCCGCGCAGTTTCGCCGTGACTTTGCTGAACGCCGCGCGCGGGACTTTGGTGGCGATGGTCGGAATCCGCGCTTCGTGCCAGCCAATCCCGGTGTTGATAATGGACGCGCCGGCCTGCTCGATGGCTTTGGCGAGGGTGACGATTTCTTCCCAGGAGCTGCCGCCCTCGACCAAGTCGAGCATCGACAAACGGAAAATGATGATGAAATTCGGACCGACCGCTTCGCGCACGCGGCGGACGATTTCCACCGGCAGGCGCATGCGGTTTTCGTAGCTGCCGCCCCAGCGGTCGGTGCGGTGGTTGGTGTGGGCCGCGAGGAACTGGTTAATGAAATAACCTTCGGAACCCATGATCTCGACGCCGTCGTATTCGGCTTTTTGCGCGAGAGCCGAACAGGTGACGAAATCGCTGATTTGCTTCTCGATGCCTTCCTCGTCCAGCTCTTTTGGCTTGAACGGGTTGATCGGCGCCTGAATCGCGCTCGGCGCCACTTGTTTCGGGCTGTAGGCGTAACGCCCGGCGTGGAGGATCTGCATGCAAATCTTGCCGCCCGCCTCGTGCACCGCGCGGGTGACGATCTGGTGTTTGAGCGCTTCTTCTTCGGTGGTCAATTTGGCCGCGCCGGAGTACACGCCGCCCTCATCATTCGGACCGATACCGCCAGTGACCATCAGGCCAACCCCGCCGCGTGCACGCTCGGCAAAGTACGCCGCCATGCGCTCGAAACCGCCGGGCTTTTCCTCAAGGCCAGTGTGCATCGACCCCATCAGGGTGCGGTTGCGCAGCGTGGTAAAACCCAGGTCCAGCGGGGCCAACAGGTGCGGGTAATGAGCGGCGGCCATCGGTAACTCCACATCGAGCGATCACGGAAATTGCGGAAGCTCTGCGGCCCCCGTCAGTCATGTGGCACAGACTAAGAGTCGCACTCGTGTCACTCAATGACCCAAACTGACAACTTATTGATCCAAATGCGCAGCGCCCCTTGGCAAGCGCCGGCATGCGCCCTACCCTAGTCGGTGAATCCTGCACACGGCTGTCGACTGTTTTCCCATGCGCAAACTTCTCTACCTGACCTTTTCCATGGCGTTGATCGCCGCCCTGACGACCTACGCGATGTGGGCCGCGGACCGTCCGGTGGGGCATTATTTGTCCGACCTGCGCATCAATCTGGCGGTCGATCAAGGCACGCCGGCCGATCGCGGCAACTTGCTCGGCATCCAGCCCGAACTGTTCCCGACTGATTACCAAAGCCCCGAACGCCTGCGGCGCAAGCTCGGCGCCTATCTGCACAAGGCCCAGGAACAAGGCCTGCTCAGCGAGAAAACCGTCGTCGTGCTGCCGGAGCATGTGGGCACATGGCTGATGATCAGCGGCGAAAAAGACGAGCTGTATCAGGCCGGCACCCTCAAGGAAGCGATGAACTGGCTGGCGGCGAGCAATCCACTGCAGTTCGCGCGCGCGCTGCTGCGTGCCAAGGGCGCCAGCCGTCTCGATGACGCGCATCTGCGCATGAAAGCCAAAAGCATGGCCAAGGATTACCAGGCGTTGTTTGGTGGCCTGGCGAAAGAATTCAACGTGACACTGGTGGCCGGCACCATCGTGCTGCCGGAGCCAAGTGTGCGCGACGGCGAGCTGAAAATCGGCCACGGCGCGCTATTCAACAGCACCGTGGTGTTCGGTCGCGACGGTTTGCCGATCGGCCAGCCGCAGCGGCAGATGCACCCGATCTTCACCGATCAGGACACCCTCGCCGCCAACACCGAGCACACCATCAGCGTCGTCGACACACCGGCCGGGCGCCTTGGCGTGTTGATCGGCAGCGACAGTTGGTATCCGGACAATTACCGCAAGCTCGACGAACAGAACGTGCAACTGGTGGCAGTCCCGGCCTTCGTGGTCGGCCACGGCGCGTGGGACAAACCGTGGCGCGGCTATAAAGGTCTGTCGACGCCGAGTTCGGTCAGCCTCAAGGCCGGCGAGCTCAGTGAAGGCCAGGCCTGGCATCGTTTGACCCTGATCGCGCAGCCGCCGAGCAGTCAGGCGATTGCCGGGGTCAGTGTGTTCATGCGCGGGCAATTCTGGGACAAGGCCAGCGCCGGGCAGAGTTTCCTCAGCAGCAATGGCCAGCACGCCGCTGACGGCGATCAGCGTGGCGCGCGTTTGTTGAACCTGTGGTTTTAAAACATGAAACCGCTGCCGATGCGCCTCGGGGATCTGTCGGTCGGCTTCGTTAACAGCCTGGCCGATGCGGTGCGCAGTCACGGCGCCGATCCACAGCCGTTGCTCGACCAATACGGCCTGGACGCGGCCCGCCTCGGTGAGGCCGGTGCGCGGTTGTCGATTCCGCGGTACATGCGCCTTGGCCACGGCGCGATCCAGCTGACCGCCGACCCAGCACTGGGTTTGCGCATGGGCCAGTTGAGTCGGTTGAGCCAGGCCGGCCTCGCCGGGGTCACCGCCGCGCAGGCACCGACGGTTCGCGAGGCGGCGCGTTGCCTGATTCGCTTCGAAGCGTTGTACGGCTCCAACTATCGCGGCCAATCGAGCTTTCACGAAGACCCACGCGGCGCCTGGTTGCGGTTTTATTCGATCAATCCCTACAACGCCTACAACCGCTTCGTCGTCGATTCGATCATTTCCGGCTGGTTGCGGCAGTTGTCCAGCGTCAGCGCTACCGCGTTGCCAGCCGAACGCATCGACATCGAATTTGAAGCACCGCAGTATCGCGAGGCTTACAGCGTATTGGGCGATTGCCCGATCCAGTTCGGCGCCGAGCACAATCAACTGCGCCTGAGCCTGACCAGCCTCGCCCAGCGCAACCCGGAGCATTGCCCGAGCACTTGGCGGCACCTGCTGCAATTATGTGAACGCGAGCTGGAACAACTGACGCGCACCCGCAGCCTGCGTGAACGGATCATTCAGCTGTTGGGGCCGTTGCTCAACGGTGGCCGGGAACCCGACCTGGAAGAAGTGGCGGCACGCCTGAAGCTGCCAACCTGGACCTTGCGTCGCAAACTCGCCGAGGAAGGCACGCAATTTCGTGCAATTCTCAACGACACTCGCCGCGACCTGGCCATGACGTACATTCGCGACACCGAACTGGCGTTCGGCGAAATCGCCTATCTGCTGGGCTTTGCCTCAGCCGAAGCTTTTCAACGGGCCTTCAAACGCTGGAACGGCCAGACGCCCGGCGAATTTCGCCGAAGTCATCGCCAAACCGCGTGAAGGCTTAAAGCTCGGTAGCGTCTTCGGCTGGTTCCAGCGGATCCAGTTCAAATGCCGAATACTCCAGCAACTCTTCTTGATAATCGTCCATGGTGATCTCCCCTCGATTGCTCATTAAAAAAGGCCTGATCAACTGACCAGCGTCTTGAGCATAAAGTGCCCGCGTGAAAGAAAAATGACGCTCACACCGCACTTGACCGCTACTCAATAAAACGTAGCAGTCGATCAGGGATTTATCACAGGATTTTTTCGCCGCAGTGCGTAGGAAAACGCACTGCTTTGACGTCGATCAATTGGTCGGTTGGCGGCGGGAAGCGTTGCGTCTGACACGTTCCCGCTCTTTTGCGGCAGGGTCGGTTACTGGCCCGAGGATGGCATCGCCGGAATCGGCTCGCTCGGTGCGGGCATGTTGTCCGGGTGCGACGGCGTGGTGTTGGTTTCCGTGGCGGGCGCCGGTTCGGTGGTTTGTGCCGGGGTGATCGGTGCAGATTCCGCGGGCGGCGCGACGGGCTCCGAGGCCCCAGGCGCGAAGTCGACTGCGGCGGGTTCGGCGGCTGGCGCGGCTGCCGGCTCTGCGGCAGGTGCTGCGGCCGGTGTCGGCGCGGCTGCTGGGGTTGCTGCGGCCGGTGTGCCTGCCGCTGGTGCGGGCGCCAGTGCTGCCGGTGCGGCTGGCGCAGGTTTGGTTTCCGGCACGCCCAGATCGGTTTTTGGCTTCTCGACGATGTGCGCGGCTTTCTTCGCTTCTGCCGGCAGGAACAGCTCGACCAGGGTAAAGAATCGCTCATAGAACTTGGCCGACGACACGGTTTCGCTGGCCACTTTGACCATCGAATCGTCAGACGAGCCGATCGGCATCGACACCGAGCCCAACACACCGACGCCGAGACTGGCGGAGTTGTTGGTCTTCTTCAACGCATAACGGTCCTGCAAGGCGTTGGCGAACATGGTCGCGTGGTGCCCTTCGGAACCATCATCGGCGCACACCACACTGAAGCTGATCTCCATGTGCGTCTCGCCGGTTTGCTGGAAGCTTTTATGGCCGCTGATCAGTTTCGGATCGTTGCTGGTGATGATGTAACCCTGGCTGAGCAACGCGCGACGCGCGGCTTCGCAGGTCTGCACATCGGTCACTGGGTAATTGCGCGAAAACGTTCCGGAATCGTCGAAGTTCTCATGCTCATAGATGGCGGCTTTTTTCGACGAACAACCGGCAGCAACGGCCAGCACTAAAGCCAACCCGACAACACGCATGGGAATTGATCTGAACATTGAACATCCTGAGAGAAAACGGTCCGGGGCGTATTGTGCAACAGAACGATGCTTAGCGTCGCATCCATTGATGTCTTAAACCTGTTACAGGAAGTTGACCCTGATAAGCCGGAAAAGTCGCACAACCTCGCGGATTACCGATAAACCGGCGCCGAGCTTTTCCTTCATGCACAAAAAACCCCGGCGTTTCGGCCGGGGTTCTTGTGTAGCGAGCAGCTCAGTCAGCCATCAGAAACGCTTGATGTCCGCTTCGCTTTCCAACTGCTTGCGGTAGGCCGCAAAGTCTTGCTGGCCAATGCGCGAAGCGAGGAAGCGACGGTACTGAGTCTTCTCTTCTTCGGTCGGCGCTGCGGCTTCGTTCACGGCATTCAGACGCACGATCACCAGGCTACCATCGGCCAGGGTCACGCTGTTGAACGTCGGCTTGTCCTTGGCGGCAGGCTTGGGCATACGGAACAGCGCTTGCAGCACAGTCGGGTCAACCCCTTCCTGAGCGCGAGTAGCTGCTGCGGTGACTTTCCAGGTCTGGCCGTCAATGGCCTGATCCAGCGGCGTCTTGCCGTCGCGCAAACTGGCGATCAGCTCATCAGCCTTGGTCTTGGCGGCAGCAATCGCGTGCTCCTTGGCCAATTGCGTGCGGATGTTGGCGGCAACGCTTTCGAGTGGCAACTGCGCAGGCTTCAAGTGCTCCTTGGCGCGCAACACGATCACGGTTTCCGGATCGAGCTCGATGGCGGTGCTGTTGGCACCCTCATCCAGCACTTCAGGG
The window above is part of the Pseudomonas prosekii genome. Proteins encoded here:
- a CDS encoding 2-aminoethylphosphonate--pyruvate transaminase; this encodes MSIAEPILLTPGPLTTSARTRQAMMVDWGSWDDRFNQLTASLCEQLLTIINGAHSHHCVPLQGSGTFAVEAAIGTLVPRDGKVLVLINGAYGKRLAKICEVLGRPFSTFETAEDEPTTAADVDRLLRADPSISHIALIHCETSTGILNPLPEIAAVIAQHGKSLIIDAMSSFGALPIDAQQVPFDALIAASGKCLEGVPGMGFVFARKESLAQAAGNSHSLAMDLFDQHSYMAKTGQWRFTPPTHVVAALHEALLQYNEEGGLPARHQRYANNCQVLLDDMAKLGLRSFLPAAIQAPIIVTFHAPKDPRYQFKEFYERVKAKGYILYPGKLTQVETFRVGCIGHVNEAEMHAAVAAIAQVLREMEVLDI
- the phnX gene encoding phosphonoacetaldehyde hydrolase, with product MNYNNPSKLQAAILDWAGTVVDFGSFAPTQIFVEAFAEFDVQVSIEEARGPMGMGKWDHIRTLCDQPQVAERYRMAFGRTPTDDDVTAIYQRFMPLQIEKIAEHSALIPGALETIAALREQGIKIGSCSGYPKQVMDKVVELAATNGYVADHVVATDEVPNGRPWPAQALANVIALGIDDVGACVKIDDTVPGILEGRRAGMWTVALICSGNALGLDYNGYKALGSEELASERKRIHALFESSRPHYMIDTITDLPEVIADINKRLANGEMPQSF
- a CDS encoding 1-aminocyclopropane-1-carboxylate deaminase/D-cysteine desulfhydrase, with product MFLPPSDWQAIAPLETLHLDWLTRAGVDVAILRLDQIDPLISGNKWFKLTEHLNAADLAGAEGIISLGGAHSNHLHALAAAGQRFGFKTVGLLRGHAQDTPTVIDLREFGMQLHWLGYGGYRARHEPGFWLPWQTQYPTLHAVPEGGGGLLGALGCRQLKSQVQQQLSGLGWRDHDGWWLACGTGTTLAGLVLAEAGEHPVYGALAVPDDHGVAQQVEAIVREAGLAESRYELVDASRGGFAKVDPLLLAFIQQTEQQSGIALEPLYTGKALLALKQHIESGRFAPGSRLIFIHTGGLQGRRGFAVA
- a CDS encoding NADPH-dependent 2,4-dienoyl-CoA reductase encodes the protein MAAAHYPHLLAPLDLGFTTLRNRTLMGSMHTGLEEKPGGFERMAAYFAERARGGVGLMVTGGIGPNDEGGVYSGAAKLTTEEEALKHQIVTRAVHEAGGKICMQILHAGRYAYSPKQVAPSAIQAPINPFKPKELDEEGIEKQISDFVTCSALAQKAEYDGVEIMGSEGYFINQFLAAHTNHRTDRWGGSYENRMRLPVEIVRRVREAVGPNFIIIFRLSMLDLVEGGSSWEEIVTLAKAIEQAGASIINTGIGWHEARIPTIATKVPRAAFSKVTAKLRGSVSIPLITTNRINTPEIAEQILAEGDADMVSMARPFLADADFVNKAAAGRADEINTCIGCNQACLDHTFGGKLTSCLVNPRACHETELNYLPVQRIKKIAVVGAGPAGLAAATVAAERGHQVTLFDSASEIGGQFNIAKRVPGKEEFFETLRYFNRKLQTTHVEVCLNTRVDVAQLVAGGFDEIILATGIAPRTPAIPGVDNAKVLSYLDVILERKPVGKRVAVIGAGGIGFDVSEFLVHQGVSTSLDRAAFWKEWGIDTHLEARGGVAGIKAQPHAPAREVFLLQRKSSKVGDGLGKTTGWIHRTGLKNKQVQMLNSVEYLKIDDEGLHIRIGETGEPQVLAVDNIVICAGQDPLRELQDGLLAAGQNVHLIGGADVAAELDAKRAINQGSRLAAEL
- a CDS encoding carbon-nitrogen hydrolase family protein, whose protein sequence is MRKLLYLTFSMALIAALTTYAMWAADRPVGHYLSDLRINLAVDQGTPADRGNLLGIQPELFPTDYQSPERLRRKLGAYLHKAQEQGLLSEKTVVVLPEHVGTWLMISGEKDELYQAGTLKEAMNWLAASNPLQFARALLRAKGASRLDDAHLRMKAKSMAKDYQALFGGLAKEFNVTLVAGTIVLPEPSVRDGELKIGHGALFNSTVVFGRDGLPIGQPQRQMHPIFTDQDTLAANTEHTISVVDTPAGRLGVLIGSDSWYPDNYRKLDEQNVQLVAVPAFVVGHGAWDKPWRGYKGLSTPSSVSLKAGELSEGQAWHRLTLIAQPPSSQAIAGVSVFMRGQFWDKASAGQSFLSSNGQHAADGDQRGARLLNLWF
- a CDS encoding AraC family transcriptional regulator gives rise to the protein MKPLPMRLGDLSVGFVNSLADAVRSHGADPQPLLDQYGLDAARLGEAGARLSIPRYMRLGHGAIQLTADPALGLRMGQLSRLSQAGLAGVTAAQAPTVREAARCLIRFEALYGSNYRGQSSFHEDPRGAWLRFYSINPYNAYNRFVVDSIISGWLRQLSSVSATALPAERIDIEFEAPQYREAYSVLGDCPIQFGAEHNQLRLSLTSLAQRNPEHCPSTWRHLLQLCERELEQLTRTRSLRERIIQLLGPLLNGGREPDLEEVAARLKLPTWTLRRKLAEEGTQFRAILNDTRRDLAMTYIRDTELAFGEIAYLLGFASAEAFQRAFKRWNGQTPGEFRRSHRQTA
- a CDS encoding DUF2242 domain-containing protein: MFRSIPMRVVGLALVLAVAAGCSSKKAAIYEHENFDDSGTFSRNYPVTDVQTCEAARRALLSQGYIITSNDPKLISGHKSFQQTGETHMEISFSVVCADDGSEGHHATMFANALQDRYALKKTNNSASLGVGVLGSVSMPIGSSDDSMVKVASETVSSAKFYERFFTLVELFLPAEAKKAAHIVEKPKTDLGVPETKPAPAAPAALAPAPAAGTPAAATPAAAPTPAAAPAAEPAAAPAAEPAAVDFAPGASEPVAPPAESAPITPAQTTEPAPATETNTTPSHPDNMPAPSEPIPAMPSSGQ